A segment of the Bacteriovorax sp. Seq25_V genome:
CGTTTGAGCACGGGCCGAAGTTAGAATCTGATATGAAGTTTTCTGGTAGAGCTTCTTATTTTCAAGGGCTCTTTTTCCATAGTGATTGTTGAGAGCTTCTGGATAAATATTCCCGACGCTAGGAACACGGAAAAAATCAGTACTAAAATAGTCCCATTCACTGAATGCTCTGCCAACAGCGAGTCTATATGCACCGTCAGTTACACCTTCCATCGGGGCGAAGAGTAGGGAATGTTTTTTAAATGGCAGATTTTCCATGGCTTCCCTTATAGACTATGCGCAACAAACTGGCCAACTTTTTAAAAAATGTGTAGAAAAGCACATGCGAAAATTTATCTCATTTGCCATGCCAATAAGAACTTCAAGAGAGGGGATAACGTTCTATTTTCAAGAGCGTAAAGAGGCTGGTGCACTTGATGGGAAGCTTGAGTTTCCAGGGGGGAAAATTGAGATAAATGAGAGCCCAGTTGAGGCCTGTATTCGCGAATTTGAAGAGGAAGTTGGTCCTAGAATTGCCGAGCCTCGCTTTCTTCAATTCTCAATAGATCAATTTGACTATGAAGACCGCCAGGTTCAACTATATTCCTTTTATTTAGAAGTAACTGATGAAGATCAGTTTACAGATAGCTTGATCTCAAAATTCATTCCTTTTGAAATGATGAAAAATGAGGTAATTAAATTAAATCTTCTTGATGCAAATTTTAGTATTGTGATGAAATTCTTGGAATTCAAGAAAAGTAATATAATAGGTGCTTAATGAATTATATTTTAGAGCTCTCAAAATTCTATCTTCTCTCAGTTGGCTTTGGAGTTTTTATCTTTGCTCCAGTAGCAAATTCAAAAATGACTGGTGGAGGTTTTCAAAAATTACTAACGACTGTTTGTCTAAGCTCGATTTTTGGCGCGATTATCTGTCATGTTGTAATGGGAAAGTCTCTCGCAAATATTGAAGGAGCAATTCTTGTTGTATCAAGTATTTGTCTTCTTTTTCATCGCCAATTACACAATACACACGATGAAAAAAATTCTCTTTTATGGCTTCTTTATGCAATTCCGGCAGCATTAGGAATTGTTGAATTTTATTTTTATCAAACATACACACTAAGAAACTACTTGTTCATCATGAGTTCTGCTTACTACTTAGGAGCGATTACATATGCGATGATCTTGGGGCACTGGTACCTTGTAACTCCAAAGTTAAGTGAGAAACCATTAAAAGTTGCAACACTTATTATGTGGGCAATCATGATTCCAAAGATCATTTGGAGCTTTTATGAAGCTTCGAATGCGAGTGCTTACCTTGAATTGGGTACTATGCTTGGAGGAGGGTATTCTTTTAACTGGATCATGTTTATCATGAGAGGTGTTTGGGGATACTTGGTAATTGGAGTAATGAGTTACTTCGGTTGGCGTCTTGTGTGCATGAGAAGTATTCAAAGTGCCACAGGTATTTATTATTCAATGACAATTTTTGTATTTATTGGAGAGCTAATCTCTAGTTATTTATTCTTTAAATTTGGACTACTAATATGATGGAGATTACTCTTACTTGTACTGAATGTGGATCAGGGATTTCAATCGCACCAACTCTGGATGCAAAGAGTTGCGAGTGTAAAATTTGTGGAAAAGAACATAATATATATTTTACACCAGAGCATTTTGATGGTGTTTTAAAAGATTGCCCATGCTGTCAGCGCCAAGACTTCTATAAGCAAAAAGATTTCAATAGAAAGTTAGGAGTGACATTATTCGTGACAGCTGCATTATTATCAGTTTGGATCTTTATGAGTCCCTATGCACCTTATGCAGTCGCTCCATTTCTTGTACTTTATGTTTTTGACTTTATTCTATTTAGAAAGCTTAAGCCGATTGGAATTTGCTATAAGTGTAATACAATCTTTAGGAATGTGACGAATATTCAAGATATCCATGATTTTAACCATGAGATGAATGATCGAATTGTTTATTCAGACCATGATTTTAAGGGTGAGCACCTCGATCACTAAGTTGTAATTTTCTGAGGCCCGCATTGAATTTATCTCTT
Coding sequences within it:
- a CDS encoding NUDIX domain-containing protein produces the protein MRKFISFAMPIRTSREGITFYFQERKEAGALDGKLEFPGGKIEINESPVEACIREFEEEVGPRIAEPRFLQFSIDQFDYEDRQVQLYSFYLEVTDEDQFTDSLISKFIPFEMMKNEVIKLNLLDANFSIVMKFLEFKKSNIIGA